The following coding sequences are from one Rathayibacter sp. VKM Ac-2760 window:
- the cofC gene encoding 2-phospho-L-lactate guanylyltransferase, which produces MSRPVSGAWTAVVVYRGRGTSKTRLELVARSALAEAFLLDTLAAVAEAEAVGAVVLVTSDMTAAERAAREHPGLAVIADPGELNPAVAAGIAGAQDFRPGSPVIALTADLPALTAADLDAALAAAGGSPAMVGDRAGSGTTALLLPGGTGPEPAFGPDSRARHRSAGYRVLELPETSTLRLDVDTVDDLRDAQAVGVGAWTTRELPGAA; this is translated from the coding sequence GTGAGCCGCCCCGTGAGCGGCGCCTGGACCGCCGTCGTCGTCTACCGCGGGCGCGGCACGTCGAAGACGCGGCTCGAGCTGGTCGCCCGCTCGGCCCTCGCCGAGGCCTTCCTCCTGGACACCCTCGCGGCGGTCGCCGAGGCGGAGGCGGTCGGCGCCGTCGTCCTCGTCACCTCGGACATGACCGCGGCCGAGCGCGCCGCGCGCGAGCACCCAGGTCTCGCTGTCATCGCCGACCCGGGAGAGCTGAACCCCGCCGTCGCGGCCGGCATCGCGGGGGCGCAGGACTTCCGCCCCGGCTCGCCCGTGATCGCCCTCACCGCGGACCTGCCGGCGCTGACGGCCGCCGATCTGGACGCTGCGCTCGCGGCGGCCGGCGGGTCGCCGGCGATGGTCGGCGACCGCGCGGGCAGCGGCACCACCGCGCTGCTCCTGCCGGGCGGCACCGGCCCCGAGCCCGCCTTCGGCCCTGACTCCCGCGCGCGGCACCGCAGCGCCGGCTACCGGGTGCTCGAGCTGCCCGAGACCTCGACGCTGCGCCTGGACGTCGACACCGTCGACGACCTGCGCGACGCCCAGGCGGTCGGTGTCGGCGCCTGGACCACCCGCGAGCTGCCGGGCGCGGCCTGA
- the coaD gene encoding pantetheine-phosphate adenylyltransferase yields MARIAVVPGSFDPVTLGHLDVIERAARLVDELHVVVVHNPAKTALLPIAQRVALIEQSIAEAGIEGRIVVASWSMGLLVDYCTDVGASILVKGIRSQVDVAYETPMAIVNRNLAHVETVFLLPDPAHAHVSSSLVRQVSALGGDVSPYVPPAVAAYLAS; encoded by the coding sequence ATGGCCCGCATCGCCGTCGTCCCCGGCTCGTTCGACCCCGTCACGCTCGGGCATCTCGACGTCATCGAGCGCGCCGCGCGTCTCGTCGACGAGCTGCACGTGGTCGTCGTGCACAACCCGGCCAAGACGGCGCTGCTGCCGATCGCGCAGCGGGTCGCGCTGATCGAGCAGTCGATCGCCGAGGCCGGGATCGAGGGCAGGATCGTCGTCGCGTCCTGGAGCATGGGCCTGCTCGTCGACTACTGCACCGACGTCGGCGCGAGCATCCTGGTGAAGGGCATCCGCTCGCAGGTCGACGTGGCCTACGAGACGCCGATGGCGATCGTCAACCGCAACCTCGCGCACGTCGAGACCGTCTTCCTGCTGCCGGACCCCGCGCACGCGCACGTCTCCTCCTCGCTGGTGCGGCAGGTCTCGGCGCTCGGCGGCGACGTGTCGCCCTACGTGCCGCCGGCCGTCGCCGCCTACCTCGCCTCCTGA
- the cofE gene encoding coenzyme F420-0:L-glutamate ligase encodes MSAMRVAAWGLEGIPEVVPGDDLLGLILAAIEAAPAADRPVDGDVLVVTSKVVSKAEGRVVAAADREDAITAETVRVVATRAHAHGVTRIVENRLGIVQAAAGVDSSNVPEGTVLLLPVDPDASARALCAGLRDRLGARVGVVVSDTLGRAWRVGQTDAAIGAAGLLVVDDLRGAVDALGRTLAVTIPAVADEIAALGDLVKGKATGHPVAVVRGLGRLVAELDAPGARTLTRTGPDDMFRLGADEAHAEGYRAGYAAGLAAAERAAS; translated from the coding sequence ATGAGTGCGATGCGCGTGGCGGCCTGGGGCCTCGAGGGGATCCCGGAGGTGGTGCCGGGCGACGACCTGCTCGGGCTGATCCTCGCCGCGATCGAGGCGGCCCCGGCGGCGGACCGCCCCGTCGACGGCGACGTCCTCGTGGTGACCAGCAAGGTCGTCTCCAAGGCCGAGGGCCGCGTGGTCGCCGCCGCCGACCGCGAGGACGCGATCACCGCCGAGACGGTGCGCGTCGTCGCCACCCGGGCGCACGCGCACGGGGTCACCCGGATCGTGGAGAACCGCCTGGGCATCGTCCAGGCCGCCGCCGGGGTCGACTCGAGCAACGTGCCGGAGGGCACCGTGCTGCTGCTGCCGGTCGACCCCGACGCGTCCGCTCGCGCGCTCTGCGCGGGACTGCGCGACCGCCTCGGCGCCCGCGTCGGCGTGGTCGTCAGCGACACCCTCGGGCGCGCCTGGCGGGTGGGCCAGACCGACGCCGCCATCGGAGCGGCCGGACTGCTCGTGGTCGACGATCTGCGCGGCGCCGTCGACGCGCTCGGGCGCACCCTCGCCGTCACGATCCCCGCGGTGGCCGACGAGATCGCCGCGCTCGGCGACCTCGTCAAGGGGAAGGCGACCGGGCACCCCGTCGCCGTCGTCCGCGGTCTCGGCCGGCTCGTCGCCGAGCTCGACGCCCCCGGCGCGCGCACGCTGACCCGCACGGGCCCGGACGACATGTTCCGCCTGGGCGCCGACGAGGCGCACGCCGAGGGCTACCGCGCGGGCTACGCCGCGGGCCTCGCCGCGGCCGAGCGGGCCGCCTCGTGA
- a CDS encoding ATP-dependent DNA helicase RecG: MIPDPLDDQLAPLIGPRTAKPIEKAFGYRTVGELLGHYPRRYAKRGELTELSRLPVGENVTIVAEVREVRSREMKNRRGGLLEVIISDGTGTLSLTFFGQPWRAAQLHRGARGIFAGTVSMFRDTKQLTHPDYRLFDDEEVTAHGPIGKSVLAKDWTERPIPIYPATSTIASWQLQAAIGVVLDNLKYVQDPIPPEVRASRSLLDLGAALELIHRPPREGEEAKARDTLRFHEAFLLQLALLERRAAARSTPGTARVAAAGGLLERFDAALPFTLTEDQKTVGREITADLADESPMSRLVQGEVGSGKTLVALRAMLATAESGGQAALLAPTEVLAGQHLRSIVRTLGPELSAELVPTLLTGGLGAAARRAALLRIVSGTAKIVVGTHALLGDKVSFYDLGLVVIDEQHRFGVDQRDALRRKGAQPPHVLVLTATPIPRTVAMTVFGDLDVSTIRELPAGRPGISSHVVSLADRPALIARAWERADEEIRKGHQVYLVCPAIEPGEAAEGPLAAEDEPAATPLSTVSETIEGVRRHPLLGKRRSAALHGRMTAEEKDAVMQAFAAGEIDVLVSTTVIEVGVDVPNASMMIVLDAERFGVSQLHQLRGRIGRGGVPGVCLFVTAAEAGTTPRERVETVAATLDGFDLAEADLELRREGDVLGDSQSGGRSSLRLLRVVQDSWLIVEARVLAERLLETDPVLALHDRLRAALERRVQERDREFLGKS; this comes from the coding sequence GTGATCCCGGACCCCCTCGACGACCAGCTCGCACCGCTGATCGGCCCGCGGACCGCGAAGCCGATCGAGAAGGCGTTCGGCTACCGCACGGTCGGCGAGCTGCTCGGCCACTACCCGCGCCGCTACGCCAAGCGCGGCGAGCTGACCGAGCTCTCGCGCCTGCCGGTGGGCGAGAACGTGACGATCGTCGCCGAGGTCCGCGAGGTGCGCTCGCGCGAGATGAAGAACCGCCGCGGGGGACTGCTCGAGGTGATCATCTCGGACGGCACGGGCACCCTCTCGCTGACGTTCTTCGGTCAGCCCTGGCGCGCCGCGCAGCTGCACCGCGGGGCGCGCGGCATCTTCGCCGGGACCGTGTCGATGTTCCGCGACACGAAGCAGCTCACCCACCCCGACTACCGGCTCTTCGACGACGAGGAGGTCACGGCGCACGGCCCGATCGGGAAGTCGGTGCTCGCGAAGGACTGGACCGAGCGGCCGATCCCGATCTACCCCGCGACCAGCACGATCGCGAGCTGGCAGCTGCAGGCGGCGATCGGCGTGGTGCTCGACAACCTGAAGTACGTGCAGGACCCGATCCCGCCGGAGGTGCGCGCGAGCCGCTCGCTGCTCGACCTCGGTGCCGCGCTGGAGCTGATCCACCGGCCGCCGCGCGAGGGCGAGGAGGCGAAGGCGCGCGACACCCTGCGCTTCCACGAGGCGTTCCTGCTGCAGCTGGCGCTGCTCGAGCGGCGGGCGGCCGCCCGCTCGACCCCGGGGACCGCGCGGGTCGCGGCGGCCGGCGGGCTGCTCGAGCGCTTCGACGCCGCGCTGCCGTTCACCCTGACCGAGGATCAGAAGACGGTCGGCCGCGAGATCACCGCCGACCTCGCGGACGAGTCGCCGATGTCGCGGCTGGTGCAGGGCGAGGTGGGCTCGGGCAAGACCCTGGTCGCGCTCCGCGCCATGCTCGCGACGGCCGAGAGCGGCGGGCAGGCGGCCCTGCTCGCGCCGACCGAGGTGCTCGCCGGCCAGCACCTCCGCTCGATCGTCCGCACCCTCGGGCCCGAGCTGTCGGCCGAGCTCGTGCCGACCCTCCTCACCGGCGGTCTCGGCGCGGCGGCCCGGCGCGCGGCGCTGCTGCGGATCGTCTCGGGCACCGCGAAGATCGTGGTCGGCACGCACGCCCTGCTCGGCGACAAGGTGTCGTTCTACGACCTCGGCCTCGTCGTGATCGACGAGCAGCACCGCTTCGGCGTCGACCAGCGCGACGCCCTGCGGCGGAAGGGCGCCCAGCCGCCGCACGTGCTGGTGCTCACCGCGACGCCCATCCCGCGCACCGTCGCGATGACGGTCTTCGGCGACCTCGACGTCTCGACCATCCGCGAGCTGCCGGCCGGCCGCCCCGGCATCAGCAGCCACGTCGTGTCGCTGGCCGACCGACCCGCCCTGATCGCTCGCGCTTGGGAGCGGGCCGACGAGGAGATCCGCAAGGGCCACCAGGTCTACCTCGTCTGCCCGGCGATCGAGCCGGGGGAGGCGGCCGAGGGCCCGCTCGCCGCGGAGGACGAGCCCGCGGCCACTCCGCTGTCGACGGTGTCGGAGACGATCGAGGGGGTCCGCCGGCACCCCCTGCTGGGGAAGCGGCGCTCGGCCGCCCTGCACGGGCGGATGACGGCGGAGGAGAAGGACGCCGTGATGCAGGCCTTCGCGGCCGGCGAGATCGACGTCCTCGTCTCGACCACGGTCATCGAGGTAGGCGTCGACGTGCCGAACGCGTCGATGATGATCGTCCTCGACGCCGAGCGCTTCGGCGTCTCGCAGCTGCACCAGCTGCGCGGGCGGATCGGTCGCGGCGGCGTGCCCGGCGTCTGCCTCTTCGTCACCGCTGCCGAGGCCGGCACGACGCCGCGCGAGCGGGTCGAGACCGTCGCGGCGACCCTCGACGGCTTCGATCTCGCCGAGGCCGACCTCGAGCTGCGCCGCGAGGGCGACGTGCTCGGCGATTCGCAGTCCGGCGGGCGCTCCTCCCTGCGGCTGCTGCGCGTCGTGCAGGACTCCTGGCTCATCGTCGAGGCCCGGGTGCTGGCCGAGCGGCTGCTCGAGACCGACCCGGTGCTCGCGCTGCACGACCGCCTCCGCGCCGCCCTCGAGCGACGGGTGCAGGAGCGCGACCGCGAGTTCCTCGGCAAGAGCTGA